A region from the Arachis ipaensis cultivar K30076 chromosome B01, Araip1.1, whole genome shotgun sequence genome encodes:
- the LOC107631496 gene encoding cyclin-dependent kinase G-2 isoform X2, whose product MPPQNSSCVLQPGHDDQEADEENNAQGWNIKMSRWASDGQSPVGAVAEFNFGKVKPSPEIGEFQRECSESTITRSSGSNGRDNSGGRFDGSDSEKEFPTDFMVDDEEQSDVGDYACDSDEDAGLMHPQRNINMLQSCRSVCEFEMIKKINEGTYGVVYKARDKKTGEIVALKKVKMNIERDGFPLSSLREINILLSFDHPAIVDVKEVVVDSYDGTFMVMEYMEHDLKGLMEAKKQPFSMGEIKSLMLQLLEGVKYLHDNWVLHRDLKTSNILLSDKGKLKICDFGLSRQFGSPLKPYTPIVVTLWYRAPELLLGAKEYSTAIDMWSVGCIMAEFVAREPLFTGRTELEQIDKIFRTLGTPDEKIWPGLSKLPGPKAKFVKQPYNMLRKKFPATSFTGSPVLSELGFDLLKKLLTYNPEERISAEEALLHDWFHEVPLPKSDFKPIFPLRG is encoded by the exons ATGCCTCCACAAAATTCATCTTGTGTCTTGCAGCCAGGGCATGATGACCAAGAAGCAGATGAAGAGAACAATGCCcaagggtggaacatcaaaatGTCTAGATGGGCTTCTGATGGTCAATCACCGGTGGGTGCTGTTGCTGAATTTAATTTTGGCAAAGTGAAGCCAAGTCCTGAGATTGGTGAATTTCAAAGAGAATGTTCAGAAAGCACAATCACTAGATCCTCAGGAAGCAATGGACGAGATAATAGTGGGGGCCGTTTTGATGGTAGTGATTCTGAAAAGGAATTCCCTACTGACTTCATGGTCGATGATGAGGAACAGAGTGATGTTGGTGATTATGCATGTGATTCTGATGAAGATGCCGGTTTAATGCACCCGCAGAGAAATATAAACATGCTTCAGAGTTGTAGAAGTGTGTGTGAGTTTGAAATGATTAAGAAAATCAACGAAGGAACTTATGGTGTTGTCTATAAGGCTAGGGATAAGAAGACCGGAGAAATAGTAGCATTGAAGAAGGTGAAGATGAATATAGAAAGGGATGGCTTTCCATTGTCATCCTTGAGGGAAATTAACATTCTCTTGTCTTTTGATCACCCCGCCATTGTGGATGTTAAAGAAGTAGTTGTGGATAGTTATGATGGTACTTTCATGGTGATGGAGTACATGGAGCATGACCTTAAGGGACTGATGGAGGCAAAGAAGCAGCCCTTCAGTATGGGTGAAATAAAATCTTTGATGCTGCAACTTCTTGAAGGTGTCAAGTATCTCCATGACAATTGGGTTCTCCATAGGGACTTAAAGACATCAAACATTCTGCTGAGCGACAAGGGGAAGCTGAAAATATGTGACTTTGGGTTGTCCCGGCAGTTTGGAAGCCCACTGAAGCCATATACGCCTATTGTTGTGACACTATGGTACAG GGCTCCAGAGCTTTTGTTAGGAGCTAAGGAATATTCAACCGCAATTGACATGTGGTCAGTGGGTTGCATAATGGCCGAGTTTGTTGCCAGGGAACCTCTGTTCACGGGTAGAACAGAACTTGAACAAATTGATAAG ATTTTTAGGACCCTGGGTACACCTGATGAGAAGATTTGGCCGGGCTTATCTAAATTACCTGGTCCTAAAGCAAAATTTGTTAAACAACC GTACAATATGCTAAGGAAGAAATTTCCAGCCACATCTTTTACTGGTTCACCAGTTCTGTCTGAGCTAGGATTCGACTTGTTGAAGAAGCTTCTTACTTACAATCCCGAAGAG AGGATAAGTGCAGAAGAGGCCCTTCTTCATGATTGGTTCCATGAAGTCCCCCTTCCAAAATCTGATTTCAAACCAATTTTCCCTTTGCGTGGCTAG
- the LOC107631496 gene encoding cyclin-dependent kinase G-2 isoform X1: protein MAAGRKGVVLRRESYRESSIKELDHCRNGSVQNGFHVGKEEREEGELCVEPGVRDYEPASGFKAVDGDEVLPPPGKRRKFSPIVWDLPEKEGVIPSKKGVTQVTTVSHSCPTLLTSPVQDGRLHGGVSRMPPQNSSCVLQPGHDDQEADEENNAQGWNIKMSRWASDGQSPVGAVAEFNFGKVKPSPEIGEFQRECSESTITRSSGSNGRDNSGGRFDGSDSEKEFPTDFMVDDEEQSDVGDYACDSDEDAGLMHPQRNINMLQSCRSVCEFEMIKKINEGTYGVVYKARDKKTGEIVALKKVKMNIERDGFPLSSLREINILLSFDHPAIVDVKEVVVDSYDGTFMVMEYMEHDLKGLMEAKKQPFSMGEIKSLMLQLLEGVKYLHDNWVLHRDLKTSNILLSDKGKLKICDFGLSRQFGSPLKPYTPIVVTLWYRAPELLLGAKEYSTAIDMWSVGCIMAEFVAREPLFTGRTELEQIDKIFRTLGTPDEKIWPGLSKLPGPKAKFVKQPYNMLRKKFPATSFTGSPVLSELGFDLLKKLLTYNPEERISAEEALLHDWFHEVPLPKSDFKPIFPLRG, encoded by the exons ATGGCGGCAGGGCGAAAAGGTGTTGTTCTGAGAAGAGAATCTTACAGGGAGAGTTCCATCAAGGAGCTTGATCACTGTAGGAATGGTTCTGTACAGAATGGGTTTCATGTtggaaaagaggagagagaggaaggTGAGCTCTGTGTCGAGCCTGGGGTGCGTGACTATGAACCTGCCTCAGGGTTTAAAGCAGTTGATGGAGATGAGGTCTTGCCACCACCGGGAAAGAGAAGAAAATTTTCTCCGATTGTGTGGGATCTACCAGAGAAGGAAGGAGTGATCCCCTCCAAAAAAGGGGTCACACAGGTTACTACTGTGTCTCACTCCTGTCCAACTCTGTTGACAAGCCCCGTACAAGATGGTCGTTTGCATGGGGGTGTCTCTAGGATGCCTCCACAAAATTCATCTTGTGTCTTGCAGCCAGGGCATGATGACCAAGAAGCAGATGAAGAGAACAATGCCcaagggtggaacatcaaaatGTCTAGATGGGCTTCTGATGGTCAATCACCGGTGGGTGCTGTTGCTGAATTTAATTTTGGCAAAGTGAAGCCAAGTCCTGAGATTGGTGAATTTCAAAGAGAATGTTCAGAAAGCACAATCACTAGATCCTCAGGAAGCAATGGACGAGATAATAGTGGGGGCCGTTTTGATGGTAGTGATTCTGAAAAGGAATTCCCTACTGACTTCATGGTCGATGATGAGGAACAGAGTGATGTTGGTGATTATGCATGTGATTCTGATGAAGATGCCGGTTTAATGCACCCGCAGAGAAATATAAACATGCTTCAGAGTTGTAGAAGTGTGTGTGAGTTTGAAATGATTAAGAAAATCAACGAAGGAACTTATGGTGTTGTCTATAAGGCTAGGGATAAGAAGACCGGAGAAATAGTAGCATTGAAGAAGGTGAAGATGAATATAGAAAGGGATGGCTTTCCATTGTCATCCTTGAGGGAAATTAACATTCTCTTGTCTTTTGATCACCCCGCCATTGTGGATGTTAAAGAAGTAGTTGTGGATAGTTATGATGGTACTTTCATGGTGATGGAGTACATGGAGCATGACCTTAAGGGACTGATGGAGGCAAAGAAGCAGCCCTTCAGTATGGGTGAAATAAAATCTTTGATGCTGCAACTTCTTGAAGGTGTCAAGTATCTCCATGACAATTGGGTTCTCCATAGGGACTTAAAGACATCAAACATTCTGCTGAGCGACAAGGGGAAGCTGAAAATATGTGACTTTGGGTTGTCCCGGCAGTTTGGAAGCCCACTGAAGCCATATACGCCTATTGTTGTGACACTATGGTACAG GGCTCCAGAGCTTTTGTTAGGAGCTAAGGAATATTCAACCGCAATTGACATGTGGTCAGTGGGTTGCATAATGGCCGAGTTTGTTGCCAGGGAACCTCTGTTCACGGGTAGAACAGAACTTGAACAAATTGATAAG ATTTTTAGGACCCTGGGTACACCTGATGAGAAGATTTGGCCGGGCTTATCTAAATTACCTGGTCCTAAAGCAAAATTTGTTAAACAACC GTACAATATGCTAAGGAAGAAATTTCCAGCCACATCTTTTACTGGTTCACCAGTTCTGTCTGAGCTAGGATTCGACTTGTTGAAGAAGCTTCTTACTTACAATCCCGAAGAG AGGATAAGTGCAGAAGAGGCCCTTCTTCATGATTGGTTCCATGAAGTCCCCCTTCCAAAATCTGATTTCAAACCAATTTTCCCTTTGCGTGGCTAG